Part of the Capricornis sumatraensis isolate serow.1 chromosome 9, serow.2, whole genome shotgun sequence genome, CACCAGGGGCATGGCAGTGCACACAACAGGCGTGAGCCCCTGTCCTCAGGGAGCCCCATTCTCAGCAGAGAATCAGCGTAAGATAGCAACCTGGATAAGTAAAAGCAAGGAGTGTTTGGGGAAGCCATGGCATGTAGAACAGGGTTCACTGGTCTGGTCTGAGGGCTCAGGGAAGCTTCAGAGGTCCCCCCATCTGCCCCAGGGGAGGAACTGGACTTGCGGCTCATCCGAACCAAGGGGGGCGTGGATGCAGCCCTGGAGTACGCCAAGACCTGGAGCCGCTACGTCAAGGAGCTGCTGGCCTGGACTGAGAAGAGAGCCAGCTATGGTGAGGGCTTCCTGGGCCCAGTCTCAGGCCCTGCACTGGACCCTGGTGTCCTCGCACCCTGCCTGACTCAGACCCCTGCTGTCTACCCCCAGAGCTGGAGTTTGCCAAAAGCATTATGAAGATTGCCGAGTCTGGCAAGGTGTCAATCCAGCAGCAGGTAGCCCTGAGCAGACACTGGCCCCCAGAGCCCAACCCCTCCAGAATCCCAGCTGGGCCCCCCCTAGATCCTCAGCATCCTCTAACACCagctgcctctcccctcccccagagccaAATGTCACTGCAATATATCTACCTCCTGTTTCTGGAGCACGACCTCAGCTTAGCAACCCTGGCCATGGAGACACTGGCCCAGCAGAAAAGGGACTATTACCAGGTGAGGGGGGCCCTCATGCATCATTTCTCCACAAGCATCTGGGGAGGCATCATTACCATCAGCACCATTTGCTGATGAGGAAGCCGAGACCAGGGATGCTGCGGAACTTGCCCGAGGTTACCCAGCAGAGATTCAAACCAGGCTTCCTGTGTGATTGCAAAACTGTGCTTTTGTTTGTCTGCGGGCCATGGGGCGAGATGCCGAGTGTACTCAGGAAGAGAGCCTTGGCATCCCCAGCTCCAGACCCAAAGGATGGAGGTGACCACCGAGATTCTTTGCGGAGAGGCCACTGGGGTAGGGCAGGGCAGATCTGGGGGAGAAGACCCAGGAGAGAGTGCAGACCCAGAAAAGGGTCCAGAGGGTGAAAGGCAGGTGGCCACAGTGAATGGGATGACCAAGCAACCCAGGCAGCATTCCTCATTCCCCATCCTTCCCAGCCCTTGGCTGCCAAACGGACTGAGATTGAGAAGTGGCGGAAGGAGTTCAAGGAGCAGTGGATGAAAGAGCAGAAACGGATGGTGAGGCCTAGGGTTGCGGGCTGGGAAAGCGGGTTGGTGGAGGAGATGAAGAAGCCGGAAGACCCGTCCCTCTTCCCCCCTAGAACGAGGCGGTGCAGGCGCTGCGGCGGGCCCAGCTCCAGTACATGCAGCGCAGCGAGGAGCTGCGGGTTCGCTCCCAGGTGTCGCCTGAAGACCTGGCTCTCCAGGCCTCACCAGGCCCCAACAAACATCAGGAGCGGCGGCGGCGCTCTCGAGAAGAGGCCCAGGCCAAGGTGGGGACCCTGCCCCGTGCCCCGCTGCGCTTCGGCACCCCCAGCCCCACGGATCTCTCCCATACACGCTCCCTGCCTCGGTTTCTCCAGGCGCAGGAGGCCGAAGCGCTGTACCAGGCCTGCGTCAGAGAGGCCAACGCGCGGCAACAGGAACTGGAGGCCGCCAAGCAGCGGATCGTGTCACACGTGCGCAAACTGGTGCTGCAGGGGGACGAAGTGCTGAGGCGGGTGAGACCCTAACCTGACAGCTGCCCGCCACGCTCAATAGCACCGCTGGGCCTCACCTGCCCCTAGACCGTTTCCGGTGCACCAGGACTCGCTCCCTCTCCCGGGACAGCCAGTTTCTGCCCCCAGACTTCCTTTCTCGTCCCCACTCAAGGGGTCCTCCCCCGAGGTTGACCCACCCGGGTTCTGATCACACTCCTATGCCAGCGGCAGGCTCAGTCCCTCAGCCACCTCCCACTGCCCTGCCAGGCCCCCAAGCCTGGACCAGCCTGGACGGAGCTGGTGTCTCTCAGGGTCAGGCCACGCCCCAGGCTCCCAGGCTCCGCCCCTCTCACGCGGGCTCCGCCCCACAGGTGACCCTGGGATTGTTCGGGCTTCGAGAGGCTCAGGCAGAGCGTGCCCCGCGCGCCTTCGCCGCTCTGGCCGAGTGCTGCCTTCCCTTCGAGCCTGGCCAGCGATACCAAGAGTTCGTGAGGGCCATACAGCCCCACTCCCCACCGCCCCCGCCACCCGCCTATTCTTTCCAGGAGTTCACGCACAGGTGGGTCCCCAGGAGCAGGGTCAGATAGGAAGCCAGGGAGACACGGTGCCAGGCATTTGGGTGGGGTTATCCTAGTCGTGGGAGGGTTGGGAATTTGGGGTTACTGCACTGGGGGCCATGATGCCCATGGCCATAGGGCTTGCAGACCCAAGTCCGTGAAGTTGGGTCCTAAAAGGGATGCCAGGGGTGATGTCAGTCCCCAGCCAGCTTCCTGATTATCAGAGCCCTCAAACCTCTCCTCTCAGTTCCCCTCTGGACACAAGAAAGAAGCTCTCTGGAGCACCCCCTCCACAGCTGGAGGAGAGTGCAGCTGAGCCAGGCCCTTGGGAGGACACAGGCACAGGCTGCCAGGGTGAGTACTGGGAAAGGCGGGCAGGAGTGGTTCGGGGAGAGGGCCGCACCTGACCGACCTGCCCCTCCCTAGGAGCTCCAGGCCCCACTGTGGGCAGCGATGTGGACGGTGTGGGTGGTGGCAGCGAGCCTCGTTCCCAGGACTCTCCCACCTCCAGTCCAGGTGGGACCATCCTCGGCCCCTGGCCAGGCTCTGACCCTCAATCTTGAACCCTCTTTCTTTGACCTCTGACCTACCCTGCTTCCCTGACCTATTTTCTCAACTTCTGACCCATTCTCTTGATCCAACTTGGAACCACCGTTACCCTCAGGTTACTGACCTATATTCTTCAGCCCCTAACCCCTGACCTGTGTGACCCCTCTGACCTCTGACCCTTTCCCCAAGGGCATCCGTGGGTGCTTTGGGAAGGCTGAAGACCAGGAAGGTCTCCTTAGCCTTGGAGCCTCCCCCATGACCTCTGTGACCCTCACCCTCTGTAACGTTCTGACTCCAGGCTCTGGCACAAGGCGGCTGGTAAAAGTGTCATCCATAGGCACCGAGTCTTCAGATGACTTTGAGGAGCGAGACCCTGGTGAGGCTGGAAGCAGGTGGAGGTGGGCTGGGGATGGACTAGGCACTTCTGACCCTGTCTCCCTCCCTGCAGACCTGGGAGATGGGCTGGAGAACGGGCCAGGGACCCCCTTCAGGAAGTGGACACTATCCAGCGCAGCCCAGACCCACCGGCTGCGGCGGCTGCGGGGCCCAGCCAAGTGCCGAGAGTGTGAGGCTTTCATGGTCAGCGGGACAGAGTGCGAGGAGGTGCGGCCTGGGCTGACCCCCAGTGATCTCTCTGACCACAGGCATCTCCCCGACCTGAGATTCCTAAGACCTTCCCATGAGAGGCCTGCCCTGATCTGATGCTCCCCTATGAACCCCCTGAGTATCTCTATGACCTTCTCTCCCCACTGACCCTCATGACCTTCCCTTAGTGCTTTCTGGCCTGCCACAAGCGCTGCCTCGAGACCCTACTGATCCTCTGTGGACATAAGCGGCTACCAGCCCGGACTCCCCTCTTTGGGGTCAGTTTCCTGCAGCTGCCCAGGGACTTCCCAGAGGAGGTGCCTTTTGTGATCACCAGGTGCACGGCCGAGATAGAACAGCGCGCGCTCCATGTGCAGGTGCTGCCTTGACCTTTGACCACCCCTAGTAGTGACCTAGCCCTCTCAATGGCCAGACTGCAAGCCAGGTGTCCacttcccacccctgccctgcaggGCATTTATCGGGTCAGCGGGTCCAGGGTCCGCGTGGAACGGCTGTGCCAGGCTTTTGAGAATGGCCGAGCATTGGTTGACCTGTCAGGGAACTCACCTCATGATGTCTCGAGTGTTCTCAAGCGATTCCTCCAGGAGGTGGGTGCTCAGTGGCTTGGGACTCATGGGCCAGATGGGCTCAGGCTGAGGACCCTCTGCAGCCCACCCACACCCATATCCCCCCTGCCATTCCACCCCCCAGCTCACTGACCCCGTGATCCCCTTCCACCTCTACGATGCCTTCATCTCTCTGGCTAAGACCCTGCATGCAGACCCTGTGCACGACCCTgggacccccagccccagccctgaggTTATCCGCTCGCTGAAGACCCTCTTGGTGCAGCTGCCCGACTCTAACTACAGCACCCTGCGGCACCTGGTGGCCCATCTGTTCAGGTGTGCACTGTCCTTGATCTTAACGTGTGACTTCTGACCTGTGGCTCAGACTGTTGTGCCCCCCTTAGACATGGGACCACTGACCCCTGACACTGACTTCTAACCTTCATATGTATTTTCTGAGCTCTGAAACTTAATACATGACTCCTGACTTTGGATGCTGACCCTTGACCCCCATCTCCAGGCTTGTGGCTGCTGGTCGCAAACAATGACCAGAACCTCTTACCCATGACTTGAGCAAGTCGCCACTAGCCTGGTTTGCAGGTCCTACCCAGTGACCAGTAATCAGACACTCTGTGCCCTGATCCTTCTGCTCATGCTGTCCCCAGGGTGGCTGCACAGTTTGAGGACAACAAGATGTCTGCCAACAACCTGGGCATTGTATTTGGGCCGACGCTGTTGCGGCTGCCCGACAGTCCAGGGCCAGCCAGTGCCGGACCTGTCACCTGCCTGCTGGATTCCGCACACCAGGCTCAGCTCGTCGAGTTCCTCATTGTGCACTATGAGCAGATCTTCGGGCCTGACGAGCTCCTCCTGCCCGCTGAGCCCCTGCCCCGAGAACCCAGCCCACCCCCTGTGACCCTCCCAGCTAGCCTCCAGCCACCACACTTACAACTTGTCCTGGACCCCCTGCCCTTAGCCTTAGCCTCAGACCGGGACCCAGACGCCATGCTCCTTAGTGCCCTGGAGAAGCATCCCGAGGCCACGCTCCCAGAGGTAGGAACCTGCTGGGCCCACAGACATGGGGAGAACCTGCTCTCCATGTAATCCTCCCACTCTCTCTCCtgtctgccttccttccttccttccttcccctttaaAACTGTCTATTTCATTCCCTTCCTCTTTTATTATTGACCCTGCGCTCATCCTGAAAGGAAAAGTAAGGAATGGAGTGGTGGAAAATAATGGAATAACAACAGGATACAGCCTTGCAGAGACCCTAACATGAATACTATTGATTCCTTCAAcggaatatttattgaacacatactgtgtgccaagcattgtTCTAGGCACTACATATGTACCAGCAAAATATTCAGACTCCACCCTCTTGGTTGCCTACCTTCTAGTGAGGAAAAAACCAACAATAAACAAGATATATGATACAAAGTCATACAAAGGTATATAGGATGTTACAAGGTGATGAGTActataaaggaaagaaagggtTGGGTAAAGTAAAAGAAGGCAAGGGCACCAAGGTGAGAGGTGGTGGGTACTTTGTAACAGTAAATAGGATGCTGTGGGTGGGTCTCATGAAGAAGATGAGTTCGCTCAGAGACTAGAAGGATGTGAGGGGGAAGTAAGCCAGGTGGAGATCAGGGAAAGGGTGTTCCAGGCAAAGGGAACAGCCAGTACAAAACCCCTGAGGTAGGACCATGCCTGGAGTGTTCAGGGCATAGCCGTATGCTGTAATGAATGAGTGAGGGGAAGGTGGTAGGAAGTGAGGCCAAAGAGGGGTGTGCAAGCCTCCATTGACTGCATACCTACAGTGCAGGTGAGCTTCCATACTAAGTGCCCTAAGAGGTACGTACTGTTAGTGAAAACCATATGTAGATGGGACTCTTAGGGGAGGCTTCCTGTCCCTCGGGTCCTGATATACTCACCATTCCTGAGAGCTTGGATCTCCCCTGTAGAACCCCAGAGCTGGGAAAGGGGCTGTCAGTGAGGTGTGGGACTCAGAACTTCAGAAAGTGCTCAGGACACAGAGATAGCATTCCAACTGCTATTAGCATTAGCTAAAGGATAAACTAAAAGGTAAACCGATAAGCTAAAAAAGCAGGCCTAAAATTGTAAAGTGTAGCAGGATGGAGATCAGTAGTTCACCCCTTCCTAACGGAGAGTTGGCTGTCACTTTCCAGGCTGGTCCTctgctgcctgcaatgcgggagacctgggttcgatccctgggtctggaagatcccctcgagcagggaatggcaacccactccggtattcttgcctggagaatcctgtggccagaggagcccagtgggctacagttcatggggtcgcaaagagtcagacatgactgagtgactaacaaccaACAACCTCTGCTGAACAAAGGCACTCCCACTTGACAGAGCCCACAGTTGAGATTAATGATAGGATGGCAAGCAGTACATTCTTAAGGGCATCATCTCTCCCCAAATAACAAAACTGCAAAGAGGAGCTTTGTTCAAGTGTCTCCAACAACTAGGATTTTATTGCTGGTTCAAGAGTCTCCAAGAACTGGGATTTTATTCCTGGAGGTCTCATTCCTGGGTTTCTTACAGATTTCAACTCTGCAGAGTGAGCAGGAAGAGGAAATAACCGAAGACATCAAAAATGAGGGAGGGGAAGGTGAGTGTGTTAGAGGTTAGCCCAGGGTTCTGGGGTTGCTCCTGCCCTGGGGTTGCTGGACTTGGTGATGACAATGGAGGGTGGTATCCAGAGGACTTTGGAGTGCTTAGCATTGACCACCCTATCCCACAGTGCCCAGCCAAGGGCCTGAGGACTCACCCCTGGGGACACAGCCCCGTGGCCACTTCAGCCGCCAGCCAGTGAAGTATCCCCGGGGAGGTGTGCGGCCTGTCACCCACCAGCTGTCCGGCTTGGCCCTGGTGGCTTCCAAATTGTCCGAGGAGACCCACGTCACATCAGTGCCCCAAGGGAGCTTGCAGAGGCGAGGACCCAGCCCTGCCGCTACCACCCGTGAGGACAGCCCTCTGCGCCGCACCCCTCTGCCCAAGCATTTTGAGATCACCCAGGAGACAGCCAGGCTACTCTCCAAGCTGCACAGCGAGTCTGTGCCCACGGCCACCTGCTGCCCAGACCCCCAAACTGAGGAGGCTGAGGACCACTTCTGACTATTCCAGCGCTCTGATCCAGAAGGCCAGGACTGAGAAGATGGGCCCAACTTCCCAGGAGTTAAATGTTGGGGTGTCTGGAGAGTTGCTCTGAGGAAGGACTACATGGCCTAGCAGAGAACTAAAACCCTTTTGGCGGTACCAGGATACCCTCTACAAGACACAGGTCAATGTCAAGCATCAGGGCCACTCAGGTTCAGAGGTTACTCAGGGTCAGTATAGGTCACGGGATCCTTGAGACAGGGGTGCTTTTTGCTACTTTGGTTGTGGCCACTcccccatctctgtctccttAGCTGATCCCAAGTGACCAGATCTTGGAGGGTGTGGCAACTCAGACTCAGCATCCTGGTGGTGCCTGCGGTCTGGTGGCCTCTGAATAAACTGTGTCTTTTATATCCTTGAGTGTCTTTCTTTGCTGGGGGAGGGTGACACAGGAGAGGTCGGTGAGGCAGCAGTCTTCCGCTCCAGTTTCACCGACTACGGAAGCCAAAGCCCTTCTTTTCATCTCAGAACACCCCCGAGCATGTACAGGCGGTAGAGGCTGGGCCTGGACACCTGGCTGAGTCACACGGGCCGGCCCTCCCAGAGCTCCGCTTGCGATCTGGTCCCGCGAATTCAAACACTTAAATAAAGTGCAGATAACCGAGACAATAGGGCTGTGTGCTCTGGGACGTGGGAGTCCAGGGCTGCCACAGGCGTGGGCCGGGCAGGGAACAGCGCTGAGGAGGGAGGCATTCCGAGAAACCTGAGTGCGACCGGACAGTCAGCTGGGGCCAGGCGTGCGGTAGCTCTGGGCCGGCGAAGCCGAGGAGGGGCTGGGGTCCGGGCGAGGGGAGCGGGGTCGGATCAGGGCGTGGCTTGGAACTCGGCGACGGATTGGACGCGAGGGAGCGGGCGGGggagggccggggcgggggcgcggaCCAAGCGACCACCCGGACGTGGGCCCGGGCGGCGCCAGGTCCCGGCGGGAGCTCTCGGCCAGCCCCGCGAAGGCCCACAGTTGCAGGCGCGAGAGGTGTGCGGGGACAGGAGGTGGGGGTCCCGCGCCGGAAGTGGAGGGGGCGGCCGAGGGGCCGCGAGGCGGAGAGGAAACGGGGAGCTGTGGTTCCGGACGCCCCTGTCCCTGCCGCGGCTGCGGAAGCAAGGCTCCTCCAGGTGGCGGGGACGGGGCGGGGCTCGCccaggtggtgggggcggggcgccgcgACGGGGGCGTGGCGGCGGGACCCCGCCTCCCGCCCTTCCCGAACCGCTCCGGCCCGGCGCTTCCAGACGCTCTTCTGCTCCCGCCCCGGTCGCCCGGCCATGGGTCTCGGGCGCGGGGTCGCCCAGTCTGCGGCGTGACGGGCGGCTCAGGTGAGGCCGGCATCGactgggggggtgggtgggcgcGGGCCCCGGGGAGGGCGCGGCACGTGCCCGCGGGCCCCAGGCGCctcaccctcctctccttccttcttctcctccagcctgggtcccacctccacccccctaGGCCAGGCCTGCCACCGCCTTCCTGACAGCCCCTTTTGTCCCAGAGGCCGCCAGCGTCTTCACTCCCACCCGGAGCGGCCCGACGCACCGCCTGCTTCGGGAGCACTCGCGCGCAAAGCAAAGCCCGCCGCCCAACTCATGGAGCTGCCTCACTGTCCAATCTGATCGCCC contains:
- the GMIP gene encoding GEM-interacting protein isoform X1; this translates as MDSTEPGLPPAPESRKRYSDIFRSLDNLEISLGNVTLEMLAGDPVISGDLEPDKKPTATLTSETSRWSGPSAEDPAPLTGEELDLRLIRTKGGVDAALEYAKTWSRYVKELLAWTEKRASYELEFAKSIMKIAESGKVSIQQQSQMSLQYIYLLFLEHDLSLATLAMETLAQQKRDYYQPLAAKRTEIEKWRKEFKEQWMKEQKRMNEAVQALRRAQLQYMQRSEELRVRSQVSPEDLALQASPGPNKHQERRRRSREEAQAKAQEAEALYQACVREANARQQELEAAKQRIVSHVRKLVLQGDEVLRRVTLGLFGLREAQAERAPRAFAALAECCLPFEPGQRYQEFVRAIQPHSPPPPPPAYSFQEFTPQTSPLSSPLDTRKKLSGAPPPQLEESAAEPGPWEDTGTGCQGAPGPTVGSDVDGVGGGSEPRSQDSPTSSPGSGTRRLVKVSSIGTESSDDFEERDPDLGDGLENGPGTPFRKWTLSSAAQTHRLRRLRGPAKCRECEAFMVSGTECEECFLACHKRCLETLLILCGHKRLPARTPLFGVSFLQLPRDFPEEVPFVITRCTAEIEQRALHVQGIYRVSGSRVRVERLCQAFENGRALVDLSGNSPHDVSSVLKRFLQELTDPVIPFHLYDAFISLAKTLHADPVHDPGTPSPSPEVIRSLKTLLVQLPDSNYSTLRHLVAHLFRVAAQFEDNKMSANNLGIVFGPTLLRLPDSPGPASAGPVTCLLDSAHQAQLVEFLIVHYEQIFGPDELLLPAEPLPREPSPPPVTLPASLQPPHLQLVLDPLPLALASDRDPDAMLLSALEKHPEATLPEISTLQSEQEEEITEDIKNEGGEVPSQGPEDSPLGTQPRGHFSRQPVKYPRGGVRPVTHQLSGLALVASKLSEETHVTSVPQGSLQRRGPSPAATTREDSPLRRTPLPKHFEITQETARLLSKLHSESVPTATCCPDPQTEEAEDHF
- the GMIP gene encoding GEM-interacting protein isoform X2; the protein is MDSTEPGLPPAPESRKRYSDIFRSLDNLEISLGNVTLEMLAGDPVISGDLEPDKKPTATLTSETSRWSGPSAEDPAPLTGEELDLRLIRTKGGVDAALEYAKTWSRYVKELLAWTEKRASYELEFAKSIMKIAESGKVSIQQQSQMSLQYIYLLFLEHDLSLATLAMETLAQQKRDYYQPLAAKRTEIEKWRKEFKEQWMKEQKRMNEAVQALRRAQLQYMQRSEELRVRSQVSPEDLALQASPGPNKHQERRRRSREEAQAKAQEAEALYQACVREANARQQELEAAKQRIVSHVRKLVLQGDEVLRRVTLGLFGLREAQAERAPRAFAALAECCLPFEPGQRYQEFVRAIQPHSPPPPPPAYSFQEFTPQTSPLSSPLDTRKKLSGAPPPQLEESAAEPGPWEDTGTGCQGAPGPTVGSDVDGVGGGSEPRSQDSPTSSPDLGDGLENGPGTPFRKWTLSSAAQTHRLRRLRGPAKCRECEAFMVSGTECEECFLACHKRCLETLLILCGHKRLPARTPLFGVSFLQLPRDFPEEVPFVITRCTAEIEQRALHVQGIYRVSGSRVRVERLCQAFENGRALVDLSGNSPHDVSSVLKRFLQELTDPVIPFHLYDAFISLAKTLHADPVHDPGTPSPSPEVIRSLKTLLVQLPDSNYSTLRHLVAHLFRVAAQFEDNKMSANNLGIVFGPTLLRLPDSPGPASAGPVTCLLDSAHQAQLVEFLIVHYEQIFGPDELLLPAEPLPREPSPPPVTLPASLQPPHLQLVLDPLPLALASDRDPDAMLLSALEKHPEATLPEISTLQSEQEEEITEDIKNEGGEVPSQGPEDSPLGTQPRGHFSRQPVKYPRGGVRPVTHQLSGLALVASKLSEETHVTSVPQGSLQRRGPSPAATTREDSPLRRTPLPKHFEITQETARLLSKLHSESVPTATCCPDPQTEEAEDHF
- the GMIP gene encoding GEM-interacting protein isoform X3, with the translated sequence MDSTEPGLPPAPESRKRYSDIFRSLDNLEISLGNVTLEMLAGDPVISGDLEPDKKPTATLTSETSRWSGPSAEDPAPLTGEELDLRLIRTKGGVDAALEYAKTWSRYVKELLAWTEKRASYELEFAKSIMKIAESGKVSIQQQSQMSLQYIYLLFLEHDLSLATLAMETLAQQKRDYYQPLAAKRTEIEKWRKEFKEQWMKEQKRMNEAVQALRRAQLQYMQRSEELRVRSQVSPEDLALQASPGPNKHQERRRRSREEAQAKAQEAEALYQACVREANARQQELEAAKQRIVSHVRKLVLQGDEVLRRVTLGLFGLREAQAERAPRAFAALAECCLPFEPGQRYQEFVRAIQPHSPPPPPPAYSFQEFTPQTSPLSSPLDTRKKLSGAPPPQLEESAAEPGPWEDTGTGCQAPGPTVGSDVDGVGGGSEPRSQDSPTSSPDLGDGLENGPGTPFRKWTLSSAAQTHRLRRLRGPAKCRECEAFMVSGTECEECFLACHKRCLETLLILCGHKRLPARTPLFGVSFLQLPRDFPEEVPFVITRCTAEIEQRALHVQGIYRVSGSRVRVERLCQAFENGRALVDLSGNSPHDVSSVLKRFLQELTDPVIPFHLYDAFISLAKTLHADPVHDPGTPSPSPEVIRSLKTLLVQLPDSNYSTLRHLVAHLFRVAAQFEDNKMSANNLGIVFGPTLLRLPDSPGPASAGPVTCLLDSAHQAQLVEFLIVHYEQIFGPDELLLPAEPLPREPSPPPVTLPASLQPPHLQLVLDPLPLALASDRDPDAMLLSALEKHPEATLPEISTLQSEQEEEITEDIKNEGGEVPSQGPEDSPLGTQPRGHFSRQPVKYPRGGVRPVTHQLSGLALVASKLSEETHVTSVPQGSLQRRGPSPAATTREDSPLRRTPLPKHFEITQETARLLSKLHSESVPTATCCPDPQTEEAEDHF